From a single Fulvivirga ulvae genomic region:
- a CDS encoding gliding motility-associated C-terminal domain-containing protein produces MTQALKHIALCTLLLLYAGVSYAQLSNKGFFTVNEDRGCNPLTVTIELTASAPCICRQSGCPCNIDYDGDGTYDPVPPIPDPIEHTYTEAGIYQIEVLFQGGSAQDFITIEVAENTPPDFDIYSCSAERVVININDDSFENYIIDYGDGNTETVPRGAANPQHAYADNSQKTISIRGLNNSAEDNCNAFNNNVVPLNTIPAASITALEMIDMNTLALEYNLQPDILYELQISPSGNTNFSLLKKPVDESTVRDTITNLNMADTYYCFRIASIDPCSNTVAAYSNEICSIDFNLTPESDVNKLTWQTGNTASFDIIRTGDDPLNYNNRPGAERAFDDTNVQCDTEYCYTLIGRYANGATTTSLEQCGLAFSSIPPDQINNISAMVSENTIDLYWEVPANQNVTEYQIKRSNITSGFIPVGASTTNEFQDTGVATSQQSYCYEIASTDECGNKNPQSIIACSILLSGSAQNDNTITLTWNEYQGWENGVAGYTIEKSYPGGGTSQLNAGSNTLTDVDNNNNEQVVLYVVIAQANQAGIPNSTSNTIEVIKPVNIYYPNAFTPDGNNRNEIFRINGRFIVSYELNIFNRWGELIFVSDNMDDGWDGTMDGKILPLGTYAFVAKMQDMAGREITKTGTILLLRK; encoded by the coding sequence TTGACACAAGCACTTAAACATATTGCTCTATGCACCCTGCTACTGTTATACGCAGGGGTATCTTATGCCCAGTTGAGCAATAAAGGTTTTTTTACTGTTAATGAAGACCGCGGTTGCAATCCGCTCACAGTCACAATTGAATTAACAGCATCCGCACCGTGTATATGCAGGCAAAGCGGATGCCCCTGCAACATAGATTATGATGGTGATGGAACGTATGACCCTGTCCCGCCAATTCCAGACCCTATCGAACATACTTATACTGAAGCTGGTATTTACCAGATTGAAGTCCTTTTCCAGGGGGGTTCCGCACAGGATTTCATTACTATTGAAGTAGCGGAGAACACCCCTCCTGATTTTGATATTTACTCATGTTCCGCGGAGCGGGTAGTGATCAATATCAATGACGATAGTTTTGAAAACTATATAATTGATTATGGCGATGGTAATACTGAAACCGTACCGAGGGGAGCTGCAAACCCTCAGCATGCTTACGCCGACAACTCACAAAAAACGATATCTATACGAGGTCTGAACAACAGTGCCGAGGATAATTGTAATGCATTTAACAATAATGTCGTACCTCTTAACACTATTCCTGCAGCCAGCATCACTGCGCTGGAAATGATTGATATGAACACCCTGGCCCTGGAGTATAATTTGCAACCTGACATCCTGTACGAGTTACAGATATCTCCCTCCGGCAACACTAATTTTAGCCTGCTTAAAAAACCTGTAGATGAAAGCACCGTGAGGGATACCATAACGAATCTCAATATGGCAGATACTTACTACTGTTTCAGAATAGCTTCCATAGACCCCTGCTCCAATACTGTAGCTGCTTATTCCAACGAGATCTGCAGCATTGATTTTAATCTGACCCCGGAAAGTGATGTTAATAAGCTTACCTGGCAAACCGGCAACACGGCAAGCTTTGATATTATAAGAACGGGTGATGATCCTCTGAACTATAATAATCGTCCCGGAGCAGAAAGGGCTTTTGATGATACTAACGTGCAATGCGATACTGAATATTGCTATACCCTTATAGGCAGGTATGCAAATGGAGCCACTACAACATCTCTTGAACAATGCGGTCTGGCTTTCAGCTCCATACCTCCTGATCAAATCAATAATATTTCCGCTATGGTCTCGGAAAATACCATAGACCTGTACTGGGAAGTGCCTGCCAACCAAAATGTAACTGAGTATCAAATCAAGAGAAGTAACATAACCAGTGGTTTTATTCCTGTCGGAGCCAGTACGACTAATGAATTTCAGGATACCGGCGTGGCTACATCACAGCAATCTTATTGTTACGAAATAGCTTCTACTGATGAGTGTGGCAACAAAAATCCGCAAAGTATTATAGCCTGCTCCATCCTGCTCAGCGGCTCTGCTCAGAATGACAACACCATCACCTTGACATGGAATGAATACCAGGGATGGGAAAATGGTGTGGCAGGTTATACCATTGAAAAATCTTATCCGGGTGGTGGAACGTCGCAGCTCAATGCTGGCAGCAACACTCTGACAGATGTGGATAATAACAATAATGAACAAGTGGTATTGTACGTGGTAATAGCCCAGGCTAACCAGGCCGGCATACCCAATTCAACATCCAACACTATAGAGGTTATCAAACCTGTCAATATCTATTACCCTAATGCTTTTACACCTGACGGTAACAACAGGAATGAGATTTTCAGGATCAATGGAAGATTCATTGTGAGCTATGAGCTCAACATCTTCAACCGGTGGGGCGAATTGATATTTGTTTCTGACAATATGGACGACGGGTGGGATGGCACAATGGATGGAAAAATACTCCCCCTCGGCACTTACGCATTTGTAGCTAAAATGCAAGATATGGCCGGTAGGGAGATAACAAAAACAGGCACAATCCTGCTTTTACGAAAGTAA
- a CDS encoding pyruvate dehydrogenase complex E1 component subunit beta has product MREIQFREALGEAMSEEMRRDEKVFLMGEEVAEYNGAYKVSQGMLDEFGPERVIDTPIAELGFAGVGVGAAMNGLRPIIEFMTFNFSLVAIDQVINSAAKMMSMSGGQFPMPIVFRGPTGNAGMLSSQHSQNFENWYANCPGLKVVVPSNPYDAKGLLKSSIRDNDPVIFMESELMYGDKGEVPESEYLIPIGTADIKREGSDVTIVGFGKIMKVIMEAAEEAAKNDISVEVIDLRTVRPIDYATVVESVKKTNRLVIVEEAWPLAAISSEITYHVQKHAFDYLDAPIHRINSMDVPLPYAPTLIDAILPSVKRTLDAVNSVLYK; this is encoded by the coding sequence ATGAGAGAAATACAATTTAGAGAAGCTTTAGGCGAAGCCATGAGTGAAGAAATGCGCAGGGATGAAAAGGTATTCCTGATGGGTGAAGAAGTAGCAGAATACAATGGCGCATATAAAGTAAGCCAGGGCATGCTTGACGAATTCGGACCGGAGCGCGTAATAGACACTCCAATCGCTGAACTTGGTTTCGCAGGTGTTGGTGTTGGTGCTGCTATGAATGGCCTGCGCCCCATCATCGAATTCATGACCTTTAACTTCTCTCTGGTGGCTATAGATCAGGTGATCAATAGTGCTGCCAAGATGATGTCTATGTCAGGCGGGCAATTTCCAATGCCAATTGTATTTCGCGGGCCAACCGGTAATGCAGGTATGCTTAGTTCTCAGCACTCGCAAAATTTCGAAAACTGGTATGCAAACTGTCCCGGACTAAAGGTAGTTGTTCCTTCTAACCCTTACGATGCCAAAGGTCTGCTTAAGTCTTCTATAAGAGACAACGACCCCGTTATCTTCATGGAGTCTGAACTCATGTACGGAGATAAAGGTGAAGTGCCTGAGAGTGAATACCTCATCCCTATCGGTACTGCAGATATCAAAAGAGAAGGCTCTGACGTTACTATAGTAGGCTTCGGTAAAATTATGAAGGTGATCATGGAGGCAGCTGAAGAGGCGGCTAAAAATGATATATCCGTTGAAGTAATTGACTTGCGCACGGTTCGTCCGATTGACTATGCCACTGTTGTGGAGTCAGTGAAAAAGACAAACAGGTTAGTAATAGTTGAAGAAGCGTGGCCACTGGCTGCCATCAGCTCTGAGATTACATACCATGTTCAGAAGCATGCCTTTGATTACCTGGACGCCCCTATCCACCGTATCAATAGCATGGATGTGCCGTTGCCGTATGCGCCTACACTTATCGACGCCATATTACCAAGTGTAAAGAGAACTTTAGACGCAGTAAATTCAGTTCTTTACAAATAA
- the moaC gene encoding cyclic pyranopterin monophosphate synthase MoaC: protein MKDNKFTHIDPSGNPKMVDVSDKSVTKRTAIAQSRISVGEEILSLLQNDEIHTKKGPVFHTCIIAGIMAAKKTSELIPFCHPIALDDCKIEVVVESNEIVITCSTITTAKTGVEMEALTGASVAALAIYDMCKALSHDIVIKETQLMSKTGGKKDFLRK, encoded by the coding sequence GTGAAAGATAACAAATTCACTCATATTGATCCTTCGGGAAATCCAAAAATGGTAGATGTTTCTGATAAATCGGTTACAAAGCGTACTGCCATAGCTCAATCCAGGATCAGTGTGGGAGAAGAAATTCTCTCATTGCTTCAAAATGACGAAATTCATACAAAAAAGGGACCTGTATTCCACACATGTATCATTGCTGGTATTATGGCTGCAAAAAAAACTTCAGAGCTGATACCTTTCTGCCACCCCATAGCACTGGATGATTGCAAAATAGAGGTCGTAGTAGAAAGTAATGAAATTGTAATTACCTGCTCCACCATTACCACGGCAAAAACCGGTGTGGAAATGGAAGCACTTACCGGTGCTTCTGTAGCTGCTCTGGCTATTTATGACATGTGTAAGGCGCTGTCTCACGACATAGTGATAAAAGAAACACAGCTGATGAGCAAAACAGGTGGCAAAAAGGACTTTCTCAGAAAATGA
- a CDS encoding PspC domain-containing protein, translating into MKKLQHFFEKYAFGVCSRMGEKLGIASSSIRLYFIYASFLTFGSPLIIYLAMAFIMNMRKHLRRRKNSVWYY; encoded by the coding sequence ATGAAAAAGTTACAGCATTTTTTTGAGAAGTATGCCTTCGGGGTGTGTTCGCGAATGGGAGAGAAATTAGGGATTGCCAGCTCCAGTATCCGTCTGTATTTTATCTATGCTTCTTTCCTTACTTTTGGTTCACCTCTAATCATTTATCTCGCCATGGCGTTTATCATGAATATGAGAAAACACCTGAGGAGGAGGAAAAACTCCGTGTGGTATTATTGA
- a CDS encoding YbaB/EbfC family nucleoid-associated protein: MFDMMKMMGKMKEVQAKIKEAQENLVHIKVTGESGGGMVKATVNGKKEVINIDIDQDLVKPEDKEMMQDLVVAAVNKALQEVEVLAKEELKKSTEGMLPNIPGLDLGGLV, translated from the coding sequence ATGTTTGACATGATGAAGATGATGGGCAAAATGAAAGAGGTGCAAGCCAAAATCAAAGAAGCCCAGGAAAATCTCGTACATATTAAAGTGACAGGAGAATCAGGTGGCGGTATGGTCAAAGCTACTGTTAATGGAAAAAAAGAAGTAATTAATATTGATATTGATCAGGATCTGGTAAAACCAGAGGATAAAGAAATGATGCAGGACCTGGTGGTAGCAGCGGTAAATAAAGCTTTGCAGGAAGTAGAAGTGCTTGCTAAAGAAGAGTTAAAAAAGAGTACCGAAGGCATGCTTCCCAACATCCCCGGCCTTGATCTGGGCGGATTAGTCTAA
- the fmt gene encoding methionyl-tRNA formyltransferase, which yields MKDLRITYMGTPDFAVPSLEILLENNFNVVAVITAPDKPKGRGQKLMTSPVKDCAVKYNLPVLQPTNLKSPEFIEELKSYNANLQIVVAFRMLPEVVWNMPEIGTFNLHASLLPQYRGAAPINWAIINGERETGLTTFFLKHEIDTGKIIFQEKESILENDTVGDLYIRLMKKGAQLVLKTVRAIQQEDYPQTDQNENQELKKAPKIFRETCQIDWKQSTGKVYNFIRGLSPYPAAWTEITGKNLKLYKVEKQEMIKELNGLQPGQYVSDKKTYLHFRTEDAAISVTELQIEGKRRMGIEEFLRGNTV from the coding sequence ATGAAGGATCTTCGAATCACATATATGGGCACACCGGATTTTGCGGTGCCTTCACTTGAAATACTTCTTGAGAACAATTTCAACGTGGTAGCGGTAATTACCGCACCGGATAAACCAAAAGGCCGCGGACAAAAGTTAATGACCTCACCGGTCAAAGACTGTGCAGTAAAGTACAATTTGCCCGTTTTACAACCAACCAACCTTAAAAGCCCTGAATTTATAGAGGAGCTTAAGAGCTACAATGCCAACCTGCAAATAGTTGTAGCTTTTCGCATGCTGCCTGAAGTGGTATGGAATATGCCGGAAATAGGAACTTTTAACCTTCATGCATCACTTCTTCCTCAATACCGTGGAGCTGCCCCTATCAACTGGGCCATAATTAATGGAGAAAGGGAAACGGGTTTAACTACTTTTTTTCTAAAACATGAGATTGACACCGGAAAAATAATCTTCCAGGAAAAGGAAAGCATTCTGGAAAATGACACCGTGGGAGATTTGTATATAAGGCTGATGAAAAAAGGCGCTCAACTCGTGCTTAAAACGGTCCGGGCTATCCAACAAGAGGACTACCCTCAGACAGATCAAAATGAAAATCAGGAGTTAAAAAAAGCTCCGAAAATTTTCAGGGAGACATGCCAGATAGACTGGAAACAGTCGACAGGTAAAGTATACAACTTTATAAGAGGATTGTCGCCATACCCGGCTGCCTGGACGGAAATAACCGGCAAAAACCTGAAGTTATATAAAGTTGAAAAGCAGGAAATGATTAAGGAACTAAATGGACTGCAACCGGGACAATATGTATCTGATAAAAAAACTTATTTACATTTCAGAACCGAGGATGCGGCTATTAGTGTAACCGAATTGCAGATAGAAGGCAAGCGCAGAATGGGTATTGAGGAGTTTTTAAGAGGAAATACAGTTTAA
- a CDS encoding molybdopterin molybdotransferase MoeA, which translates to MVESMFCLRWHNDRPYNYQFIFKLNKSTKMISVEEAIDIVMSHTIEPGTEKVPLESAVDRVLQEDVSADRDFPPFNRVMMDGIAVNSNAWQEGRREFYVEGMQTAGAPQQRLSQEQNCIEVMTGAMLPQNTDVVIRYEDVEIEDNVARVRIDEVKLLQNVHLKGTDRKQDDVLIHKNQILSPAEIAILATVGKHTVEVVRHLKVAIVSTGDELVDVNEMPNPYQIRRSNTYALQSALQADGYEAHAFHINDEKDALETKLREIVEKYDTIILSGGVSKGKKDYVPEILEKLRVKKLFHGVKQRPGKPFWFGVREEGNSPTVIFALPGNPVSTFMCFYTYTLPWLEKCYKLNNQVLEASLTTDFNFQPPLTYFLQVKLTLNQGQLLATPVTGQGSGDLANLLEADAFLRLPSERTEFKGGEIFPVLRYRRSF; encoded by the coding sequence ATGGTTGAAAGTATGTTTTGCCTGCGCTGGCATAACGACAGGCCTTACAATTACCAGTTTATCTTTAAACTAAACAAAAGTACAAAAATGATTTCGGTAGAGGAAGCGATTGACATTGTGATGTCCCATACTATAGAACCTGGAACAGAAAAAGTGCCATTGGAAAGTGCTGTTGACAGGGTATTGCAGGAAGATGTTAGTGCAGACAGGGACTTTCCTCCCTTTAACAGGGTAATGATGGATGGTATAGCTGTTAATTCCAATGCATGGCAGGAGGGGCGCAGGGAGTTTTATGTGGAGGGCATGCAGACCGCAGGCGCACCGCAGCAAAGGCTTTCACAAGAGCAAAACTGCATTGAGGTGATGACTGGTGCCATGTTGCCGCAAAATACGGATGTGGTTATACGTTATGAAGATGTGGAGATTGAAGACAATGTGGCCAGAGTGCGCATTGATGAAGTTAAGCTCCTTCAAAACGTACACTTAAAAGGTACCGACCGAAAACAGGATGATGTCCTTATTCATAAGAACCAAATACTTTCCCCGGCAGAGATAGCCATACTGGCCACCGTAGGCAAGCATACTGTTGAAGTAGTCAGGCACTTGAAAGTTGCAATCGTAAGTACAGGGGATGAATTGGTCGATGTAAATGAGATGCCAAATCCATATCAGATCAGACGGTCCAATACTTATGCCCTTCAATCGGCTCTGCAGGCTGACGGGTATGAGGCTCATGCCTTTCATATTAATGATGAGAAAGATGCCCTTGAAACTAAGCTCAGGGAGATTGTAGAAAAATACGATACAATTATTTTAAGTGGGGGAGTTTCCAAAGGTAAGAAAGATTATGTACCGGAAATACTGGAGAAGTTAAGGGTCAAAAAACTGTTTCATGGCGTGAAACAGCGCCCGGGCAAACCGTTTTGGTTCGGGGTGCGAGAGGAGGGGAACTCTCCAACTGTCATATTTGCCTTGCCGGGTAATCCTGTGTCAACATTTATGTGCTTTTATACATATACATTGCCTTGGTTAGAGAAATGTTATAAGCTTAATAATCAGGTATTAGAGGCCAGCCTTACTACAGACTTTAATTTTCAGCCTCCTTTAACCTATTTTCTTCAGGTGAAGCTAACCTTAAACCAAGGGCAGCTGTTGGCTACTCCTGTTACGGGCCAAGGCTCCGGAGATCTGGCTAATTTACTGGAAGCTGATGCCTTTCTCCGGCTACCTTCTGAAAGGACTGAATTTAAGGGCGGGGAAATTTTTCCGGTGCTTCGGTATCGCCGGAGTTTTTAG
- a CDS encoding NTP transferase domain-containing protein, with translation MKVPELYGLVLIGGESRRMGKDKSLISYHSTNQRKHSFDLLSHFCRYVYLSCNTNQAKSITLPFIEDSNNYKGPLKGILSAQEEFREVAWLVLACDMPFVDEEVLSILVKHRDPNAMATCFYHGFPEPLCSIWEPTSYRVLIDFVNCGNFRPRHFLEKHPANYIETTREVQRKLRNLNSPGESVN, from the coding sequence ATGAAGGTACCGGAGTTGTACGGACTGGTGTTGATTGGCGGAGAGAGCCGGAGGATGGGCAAGGATAAAAGTTTAATCAGCTATCACTCAACAAACCAACGTAAGCATAGCTTCGACCTGCTATCCCATTTTTGCCGCTATGTGTACTTGTCCTGCAACACCAATCAGGCAAAGAGCATTACATTACCTTTTATAGAAGACTCCAATAACTATAAGGGACCGCTGAAAGGGATTCTCAGCGCGCAGGAAGAATTCAGAGAGGTGGCTTGGTTGGTTTTGGCTTGCGATATGCCTTTCGTTGATGAAGAGGTATTGAGTATATTGGTAAAACATCGCGATCCAAACGCAATGGCAACATGTTTTTATCATGGCTTTCCCGAACCTCTGTGTTCAATATGGGAGCCGACTTCATATAGAGTACTGATTGATTTTGTGAACTGCGGAAACTTCAGGCCAAGACATTTTCTTGAAAAACATCCGGCAAACTATATTGAAACTACCCGTGAGGTACAGCGTAAACTACGCAACCTCAATTCACCCGGAGAAAGTGTGAATTGA
- a CDS encoding GNAT family N-acetyltransferase, translating into MTTAYGKSGFSKSIKETDILLIESERLIIRNLQVDDLKNFLAYRTDPEVCRYQDWEVLDEEFARNFIDEQQHKTIDDLEEWIQLGIELKSEEQLIGDLALRRHDRNGSIVEIGYAISPAYQRRGYAYEAVNCIIHHLFAEHEVHRITARIDPRNEGSLALLNRLNFVQEGCIRKCFYDEFDQEWVDEIMFGLLKEDHLR; encoded by the coding sequence ATGACAACAGCCTACGGCAAATCAGGTTTTTCCAAAAGTATAAAGGAAACTGACATTTTACTTATAGAAAGCGAACGGCTGATCATACGCAATCTTCAGGTCGATGACCTGAAGAATTTTCTTGCCTATCGTACAGACCCTGAAGTTTGCCGCTATCAGGACTGGGAAGTGCTTGATGAAGAGTTCGCGCGTAATTTCATAGACGAGCAGCAGCACAAGACAATTGATGACCTTGAAGAATGGATACAGCTTGGCATAGAACTGAAAAGCGAAGAACAGCTAATCGGTGATCTGGCTTTACGACGTCATGACCGTAACGGCTCAATTGTAGAAATAGGATATGCGATAAGCCCCGCCTATCAGCGTAGGGGCTATGCCTATGAAGCTGTAAACTGCATCATACACCATTTGTTTGCTGAACATGAAGTTCACCGTATAACCGCCCGAATCGATCCCAGGAATGAGGGTTCTTTGGCCCTGCTTAACCGCCTGAACTTTGTACAGGAAGGATGTATCAGGAAGTGCTTTTATGATGAGTTTGACCAGGAGTGGGTTGATGAAATCATGTTTGGCCTGCTGAAAGAGGATCATCTTCGGTGA
- the ffh gene encoding signal recognition particle protein, giving the protein MFDNLSFKLEKAFQTLKGQGSITEVNVATTVKEIRRALIDADVNYKVAKEVTDDIKEKALGRDVLTAVSPGQLLTKITNDELTELMGGTHEDIKLDGNPAVILISGLQGSGKTTFSGKLANYLKGQGKQVLLTACDIYRPAAIDQLKVLGEQIGVEVYAEPENKDAVKIANNAIKHAKDNNKKIVIVDTAGRLAVDEAMMDEISKLKEALNPSETLFVVDSMTGQDAVNTAKAFNDRLNFNGVVLTKLDGDTRGGAAISIRRVVDKPIKFISTGEKMDAIDKFHPDRMANRILGMGDVVSLVEKAQQTFDEEEARRLNKKIRKNQFDFNDFLSQLEQIKKMGNIKDLMGMIPGMGKALKGIDVDDDSFKPIEAIIRSMTNDERENPELINGSRRKRIADGSGTSVQQVNNLLKQFNDMKKLMKTMNKMGGGKKGLAALNPFGR; this is encoded by the coding sequence ATGTTTGATAATTTAAGTTTTAAGTTAGAGAAGGCTTTTCAAACCTTAAAAGGGCAGGGGAGCATTACTGAGGTCAACGTAGCAACAACGGTTAAGGAGATAAGACGAGCCTTAATCGATGCCGATGTTAACTATAAGGTAGCCAAGGAAGTTACGGATGATATTAAAGAAAAAGCACTGGGACGTGATGTGCTTACCGCTGTATCTCCTGGCCAGCTTTTAACTAAAATTACAAACGATGAGCTTACAGAACTTATGGGAGGCACCCATGAGGATATCAAGCTGGACGGAAACCCTGCCGTTATATTGATCTCCGGTCTCCAGGGATCAGGTAAAACCACCTTTTCCGGAAAGCTGGCAAACTATCTTAAAGGGCAGGGCAAGCAAGTATTACTTACAGCCTGCGATATCTATCGTCCGGCTGCGATTGATCAGTTGAAGGTTCTTGGTGAGCAGATTGGCGTTGAGGTTTACGCTGAACCAGAGAATAAAGACGCTGTAAAAATTGCTAATAATGCAATCAAGCATGCAAAAGACAACAATAAAAAGATAGTCATTGTCGATACTGCCGGTCGTTTGGCCGTGGATGAGGCGATGATGGATGAAATATCAAAGCTCAAAGAAGCACTGAACCCATCTGAGACATTGTTTGTGGTGGATTCCATGACAGGTCAGGATGCCGTGAATACAGCCAAGGCATTTAACGACAGGCTGAATTTTAATGGAGTAGTGCTTACAAAGCTGGATGGTGATACCCGTGGGGGTGCAGCCATTTCAATTCGCCGTGTGGTAGACAAGCCCATTAAGTTTATCAGTACTGGTGAAAAAATGGATGCCATTGACAAGTTCCATCCCGACAGGATGGCCAATCGGATCCTGGGAATGGGTGACGTGGTTTCATTAGTAGAAAAAGCCCAGCAGACGTTTGATGAAGAGGAGGCCCGCAGGTTAAATAAGAAGATCCGCAAGAACCAGTTTGATTTTAATGACTTCCTGTCTCAGCTTGAACAAATTAAAAAAATGGGTAATATCAAAGACCTTATGGGGATGATCCCTGGCATGGGTAAGGCATTGAAAGGCATCGACGTTGATGATGACTCCTTTAAACCGATTGAAGCCATTATACGCTCCATGACCAATGATGAAAGGGAGAACCCTGAACTCATTAATGGTAGCAGAAGAAAAAGAATTGCCGATGGTAGTGGTACATCAGTACAACAGGTGAATAACCTGCTCAAGCAATTTAATGACATGAAGAAACTGATGAAGACCATGAATAAAATGGGAGGCGGTAAGAAAGGCCTGGCCGCACTTAATCCATTTGGCAGATAA
- a CDS encoding glycosyltransferase family 2 protein: MEKTAIVILNYNGEKYLRQFLPSVITHSTNCRVIVADNCSTDNSIEYVNQHHPTVEIIKLSINGGYSLGYNEALRQVDAQYYVLLNSDVEVTGNWVAPVIDMMESDPAIAAAQPKILSFHQKNEFEYAGAAGGFIDTLGYPFCRGRIFNTLEKDSGQYNDIKQIFWATGACLFIRADIFHKMEGFDPDFFAHMEEIDLCWRINSAGYKVMYNGNSTVYHVGGGTLHKSNPRKTYLNFRNGLSLIYKNYSTLELYVKMPLRIMLDAIASVKFMFFDTFADGAAVIKAHFDFLRDLKRNYKKRRAAQQKKIRQAETIYRGSIVLEYFIKGKRKFKALNMCRTNQ, from the coding sequence ATGGAAAAAACCGCCATTGTTATTCTTAACTATAACGGGGAAAAATATCTTCGTCAGTTTCTTCCTTCTGTAATTACTCACAGTACCAATTGTCGTGTTATTGTAGCCGACAATTGTTCTACTGATAACTCTATTGAGTATGTAAACCAACATCACCCGACAGTTGAGATCATAAAATTATCAATCAATGGAGGTTATAGTCTCGGCTACAATGAAGCTCTCCGGCAGGTAGATGCGCAGTATTATGTGTTGCTAAACTCTGATGTTGAGGTAACTGGTAACTGGGTTGCTCCCGTCATAGATATGATGGAAAGTGATCCGGCAATAGCAGCGGCACAGCCTAAAATACTTTCTTTTCATCAAAAAAATGAATTTGAATATGCCGGGGCAGCCGGTGGCTTTATCGACACTTTGGGCTACCCATTTTGCAGAGGGCGTATTTTCAATACATTAGAAAAAGACTCGGGGCAGTATAACGATATCAAACAAATCTTCTGGGCTACAGGTGCCTGCCTGTTCATCCGTGCTGATATTTTCCATAAAATGGAGGGCTTTGATCCTGATTTCTTTGCCCATATGGAAGAGATAGACCTCTGCTGGAGGATCAACAGTGCGGGTTACAAAGTAATGTATAATGGCAACAGTACTGTATACCACGTTGGTGGAGGTACGTTGCACAAGTCCAACCCAAGAAAAACATATCTTAATTTCAGAAACGGACTTTCACTTATTTACAAGAATTACAGCACGCTTGAGTTGTATGTTAAAATGCCCCTTCGTATAATGCTGGACGCTATAGCATCAGTAAAGTTTATGTTCTTCGATACTTTTGCTGATGGAGCTGCAGTAATAAAGGCACACTTCGACTTTTTGAGAGATTTAAAGCGAAATTACAAAAAACGAAGAGCTGCACAGCAAAAGAAGATCCGTCAGGCCGAAACCATATATAGAGGCTCCATAGTGTTAGAGTACTTTATAAAAGGCAAAAGAAAGTTTAAAGCATTGAATATGTGTCGTACCAATCAATAA